Genomic segment of Actinomycetota bacterium:
GCCGGATCGCGACGGCGCGCGGGACCGGGCTCCCGCTCGCGTTCCTGGAGCGCCCGGCGCGCTAGGGCCGGGCCAGCGCCAGGTTGGCGGTCAGGGGCATCTCGACCGTGTCGCCCACGGTGTACCGATCGAGCGTGTCGGAGATGTCGGCGGTGAGCGCCTCGACGATCTCCGCGCGCTGGTCGTCGGGCATCTCGAGCAGCTCGGGCATCACGGCCGCCGCGGCCATCATGGTCATGCCGACCCAGCGCGTGGCCGACGGGAAGCTCACCCCGTGGGTGACCTCCTCGACCTCGACGTCGGAGAAGCCGGCCTCCGTCAGCGTGGCGCGCAGCCTGTCCGGGTCGCCGAACGAGAAGGGGGTGGCCAGCGCTTCGAGGGGCGCATCCAGGTGCCTCGCCTCTGCGCGTATGAGAGCGTCGAAGAGCTCGTGACGGTCCAGCCCGCACCAGACGGCGATGGCCGCCCGGCCGCCGGGAGCCAGGACCCTGCGCATCTCCCCGGCCGCGGCCGCCCGGTCGGGGAAGAACTGGAGGCCCTGCTGGCACAGCACGGCGTCGAAGGGTCCGTCCGGCAGCGAGTCCGCCCCCGTCTGCACCCACCTCATGGGGGCCGGAGACGATGCGGCCACCTCCTGCGCGACCTGGAGCATGTGCGGGCTGATGTCGGCGCCGACCACCTCGCCGGAGGGCCCCACCCTCTTCGCCGCCTCACGCGCGACGA
This window contains:
- a CDS encoding methyltransferase domain-containing protein, with amino-acid sequence MGAAETNPAQVYEDFFVPGMFARWAPILVDRAGIGEGERVLDVACGTGIVAREAAKRVGPSGEVVGADISPHMLQVAQEVAASSPAPMRWVQTGADSLPDGPFDAVLCQQGLQFFPDRAAAAGEMRRVLAPGGRAAIAVWCGLDRHELFDALIRAEARHLDAPLEALATPFSFGDPDRLRATLTEAGFSDVEVEEVTHGVSFPSATRWVGMTMMAAAAVMPELLEMPDDQRAEIVEALTADISDTLDRYTVGDTVEMPLTANLALARP